The proteins below are encoded in one region of Actinomycetes bacterium:
- a CDS encoding GNAT family N-acetyltransferase: MLRQPTAADFEAWRNLYRQYCEFYQVSFSDELANTVWGWLHDTDHVLEGLVAVRDGQVVGLAHFREVPEPLAGAHGGFLDDLFVDPAMRGQGIGRALIADVVNTAKSRNWVGVQWLTGDDNYPARRLYDQVAIRTMWLTYEAKTTR; this comes from the coding sequence ATGCTGCGGCAGCCAACAGCCGCTGACTTTGAGGCATGGCGGAACTTATATCGGCAGTACTGCGAGTTCTACCAAGTGAGCTTTTCCGATGAACTCGCCAACACCGTGTGGGGATGGCTACACGACACAGACCACGTTCTCGAGGGTCTGGTTGCAGTTCGTGACGGGCAAGTGGTGGGACTGGCCCATTTCCGTGAAGTGCCGGAGCCGTTGGCGGGGGCGCACGGTGGTTTTTTGGATGACCTATTTGTAGACCCAGCGATGCGCGGCCAGGGTATTGGTCGGGCACTGATCGCCGACGTCGTCAATACCGCCAAGTCTCGAAACTGGGTGGGAGTGCAGTGGCTGACCGGTGACGACAACTATCCGGCACGTCGGTTGTATGACCAAGTAGCGATCCGGACGATGTGGCTTACGTACGAAGCGAAAACAACTCGGTGA